The following are encoded together in the Kutzneria kofuensis genome:
- a CDS encoding MFS transporter, with protein sequence MNERASDGVLAAIRATPASIRYLLGGMLLNQLGAFVQSFLLLYLVHRGVSAELAGVGLVAYAVGAIIGSALGGELAHRLGTRVTIGLAMAASGPLVALIPLLSGPGTFWLVVLDVGLAGLVTQAYRPAASVMLAELMPEKFQVMSFSMMRIALNAGAAGAALLATVFIAVNWDLLFYVDGATAVLYSLLAFSLLPNVVAPPEEEPAPGETASRGSAYGVLARDGRFLMYLAAVFIGTLVYAQYTVALPLKIVADGLSTDLYSFVLATSGIVLITCELKITSYIVKWPPSLAVFLGHVVFGLAFLGWGLSSGNAAVVIISAALFTGGLMMSGPTMFARPAKVPARYRARYLGVTSSITGLAQALGPILGVLAWTALGTVFFPVLTVLAVVTGVLAWGGIKVKPEPKAEPVVTSEAVA encoded by the coding sequence ATGAACGAGAGGGCGTCCGACGGCGTGCTCGCCGCGATCAGGGCGACGCCGGCGTCGATCCGGTACCTGCTCGGCGGCATGCTGCTCAACCAGCTGGGCGCGTTCGTCCAGTCCTTCCTGCTGCTGTACCTGGTGCACCGCGGGGTGTCCGCGGAGCTGGCCGGCGTCGGTCTGGTCGCCTACGCGGTGGGCGCGATCATCGGCAGCGCGCTCGGCGGCGAACTCGCGCACCGGCTCGGCACCCGCGTCACCATCGGGCTGGCGATGGCCGCGTCCGGCCCGCTGGTCGCGCTGATCCCGCTGCTCAGCGGCCCCGGCACGTTCTGGCTGGTGGTGCTGGACGTGGGCCTGGCCGGTCTGGTCACGCAGGCCTACCGCCCGGCGGCCTCGGTCATGCTGGCCGAGCTGATGCCCGAGAAGTTCCAGGTCATGTCGTTCTCCATGATGCGGATCGCACTCAACGCCGGCGCGGCCGGCGCGGCGCTGCTGGCCACCGTGTTCATCGCCGTGAACTGGGACCTGCTGTTCTATGTGGATGGTGCGACCGCGGTGCTGTACTCGCTGCTGGCCTTCTCCTTGCTGCCCAACGTGGTCGCGCCGCCGGAGGAGGAGCCCGCCCCCGGCGAGACCGCGTCTCGCGGCTCGGCCTACGGGGTGCTGGCCCGGGACGGCCGGTTCCTGATGTACCTGGCCGCGGTGTTCATCGGCACGCTGGTGTACGCCCAGTACACGGTCGCGCTGCCGTTGAAGATCGTCGCCGACGGCCTGTCCACCGACCTGTACAGTTTCGTGCTGGCCACCTCGGGCATCGTGCTGATCACCTGCGAGCTGAAGATCACCTCGTACATCGTGAAGTGGCCGCCGTCGCTGGCGGTGTTCCTGGGCCACGTCGTGTTCGGGCTGGCCTTCCTCGGCTGGGGCCTGTCGTCCGGCAACGCCGCGGTGGTGATCATCAGCGCCGCGCTGTTCACCGGCGGCCTGATGATGTCCGGCCCGACCATGTTCGCCCGACCGGCCAAGGTGCCGGCCCGCTACCGGGCCCGCTACCTCGGCGTCACCAGTTCGATCACCGGACTGGCCCAGGCGCTCGGGCCGATTCTCGGCGTGCTGGCCTGGACGGCGCTGGGCACCGTGTTCTTCCCGGTGCTGACCGTGCTCGCCGTCGTCACCGGCGTGCTGGCCTGGGGCGGCATCAAGGTCAAGCCGGAGCCCAAGGCCGAGCCGGTGGTCACCTCGGAGGCGGTGGCATGA
- a CDS encoding NAD(P)/FAD-dependent oxidoreductase — translation MSTIIVVGAGVTGMVTAIECARAGHRVTLLDRGPIPNPASTSADQHRALRVQRPGDPVLTARMADSRRRWLALESLLGTRFFRQVGIVTAWPRTGAGSLTVVEPEKLPHVRFPAGTVGVLDADAGVLLADRFLDAAAQWLADRPDVTVKPECTVRFVAEHWVSLADGTALGADVVLVAAGPWSRELVDVPVKLYRQTMVYLRPPADLAAWWDHAPGVGGLGADCRAWLVPPGDGTLLKISSDLVCRHVDSTAGGDPGPWVDRLLAEPILSEMDRYQVVAVRECHYAADPDTGGALLNRVGPGLWARPACGGSGFAAAPLVANTIVEAMEATA, via the coding sequence ATGTCCACGATCATCGTCGTCGGCGCCGGGGTCACGGGGATGGTGACGGCGATCGAGTGCGCGCGGGCGGGACACCGCGTGACGCTGCTCGATCGCGGCCCGATCCCCAACCCGGCGTCCACGTCGGCCGACCAGCACCGGGCGCTGCGGGTGCAAAGGCCCGGCGATCCGGTCCTGACGGCTCGGATGGCCGACTCCCGCCGAAGGTGGCTGGCGCTGGAGTCGTTGCTGGGCACGAGGTTCTTCCGACAGGTCGGCATCGTCACGGCGTGGCCGCGAACCGGAGCCGGCTCGCTGACGGTCGTCGAGCCGGAGAAGCTGCCGCACGTGCGGTTCCCGGCCGGCACGGTCGGCGTGCTCGACGCCGACGCGGGAGTGCTGCTGGCGGACCGGTTCCTGGACGCCGCGGCGCAGTGGTTGGCCGACCGTCCCGACGTGACGGTGAAGCCGGAATGCACGGTGCGGTTCGTCGCCGAGCACTGGGTGTCCCTCGCGGACGGCACGGCCCTGGGTGCGGACGTCGTGCTGGTCGCGGCGGGGCCGTGGAGTCGAGAGCTGGTCGACGTTCCGGTGAAGTTGTACCGGCAGACCATGGTGTACCTGCGTCCGCCGGCGGATCTGGCGGCGTGGTGGGACCACGCGCCCGGGGTCGGTGGGCTGGGCGCGGACTGCCGCGCCTGGCTGGTGCCGCCGGGCGACGGGACCCTGCTCAAGATCAGCTCGGATCTGGTGTGCCGGCACGTGGACTCGACGGCCGGCGGCGACCCGGGGCCCTGGGTCGACCGGCTGCTGGCCGAGCCGATTCTGTCCGAAATGGACCGTTACCAGGTGGTGGCGGTGCGCGAATGCCACTACGCCGCCGACCCGGACACCGGCGGCGCGCTGTTGAACCGGGTCGGGCCGGGCCTGTGGGCCCGGCCCGCCTGCGGCGGCTCCGGGTTCGCCGCCGCACCGCTCGTCGCGAACACGATCGTCGAGGCCATGGAGGCGACTGCATGA
- a CDS encoding class I tRNA ligase family protein, with protein MASDRLVIISPAPTANGDLHVGHLAGPFLAADVCTRYARATGREALYGTGMHFTQNYVVTAARKLGVSPEHLRVRSAEQVERTLAAMGIEVDGFGCIGDRFTKMVLDFYDRLHSQGRLKLRTWRFPYLPSTGEYLMDAYVLGGCPFCLATGYAGICESCGLPVAPGDLLDPRSTLYPDEPLETREAEILVFPVEEYRAELEAYFAGTTMRPHMAQMIEDVMAGPLPDFPITQPTSWGIPAPFPEVPGQVIYPHMEGMPWSMFTTALAAERRGAVLTSDDELWRKDSGTTVVYFTGLDATYPFAVVGTAMLTALGEHVVPAQYITNDFYELANEKFSTSRGHVVSGRELAAEVPRDLIRFHLSATSPEFQRTDFTREALVRVTDTRLVRPWNRVAAAVDAWVGRGALPVSERSRRSAQRMVDRFAAGYGVRRFSLTAVASTMAEQLARLDQMAAGVTRDNAGDLCHEVDVFLRCAAPVLIDLAAAALPDTSIPARPDAVTITPAPLPRLTGAGA; from the coding sequence ATGGCCAGCGACCGGCTGGTGATCATCTCACCGGCGCCCACCGCGAACGGGGACCTGCACGTCGGTCACCTGGCGGGCCCGTTCCTCGCCGCCGACGTGTGCACCCGCTACGCCCGCGCCACCGGCCGGGAGGCGTTGTACGGCACGGGCATGCACTTCACCCAGAACTACGTGGTCACCGCCGCCCGCAAGCTCGGCGTGTCGCCGGAGCACCTCCGGGTCCGGTCCGCCGAGCAGGTCGAGCGGACGCTGGCCGCGATGGGCATCGAGGTGGACGGCTTCGGCTGCATCGGCGACCGGTTCACCAAGATGGTGCTGGACTTCTACGACCGGCTGCACAGCCAGGGCCGGCTCAAGCTGCGCACCTGGCGCTTCCCGTACCTGCCGAGCACCGGCGAGTACCTGATGGACGCCTACGTGCTCGGCGGTTGCCCGTTCTGCCTGGCCACGGGCTACGCCGGCATCTGCGAGAGCTGCGGGTTGCCGGTCGCCCCCGGGGACCTGCTCGACCCGCGGTCGACGCTGTACCCGGACGAGCCGCTGGAGACCCGCGAGGCGGAGATCCTGGTGTTCCCGGTCGAGGAGTACCGGGCCGAGTTGGAGGCGTACTTCGCCGGGACGACCATGCGCCCGCACATGGCGCAGATGATCGAGGACGTGATGGCCGGGCCGCTGCCCGACTTCCCCATCACACAGCCGACCTCGTGGGGCATCCCGGCGCCGTTCCCGGAGGTGCCGGGGCAAGTGATCTATCCGCACATGGAGGGCATGCCGTGGAGCATGTTCACCACTGCGCTGGCGGCCGAGCGGCGGGGCGCGGTGCTGACCTCCGACGACGAGTTGTGGCGCAAGGACTCCGGCACGACCGTCGTCTACTTCACCGGCCTGGACGCCACCTATCCGTTCGCGGTCGTGGGCACGGCGATGTTGACCGCGCTGGGCGAGCACGTGGTGCCGGCGCAGTACATCACCAACGACTTCTACGAGCTGGCGAACGAGAAGTTCTCCACCAGCCGGGGACATGTGGTGTCGGGGCGGGAGCTGGCGGCGGAGGTGCCGCGGGACCTCATCCGGTTCCACCTGTCCGCGACCAGCCCGGAGTTCCAGCGCACCGACTTCACCCGCGAGGCACTGGTTCGGGTCACCGACACGCGGCTGGTCCGGCCCTGGAACCGGGTTGCGGCGGCGGTCGACGCCTGGGTGGGGCGGGGCGCGTTGCCGGTGTCCGAGCGGTCGCGGCGGTCCGCGCAGCGGATGGTCGACCGCTTCGCCGCCGGCTATGGGGTGCGGCGCTTCAGCCTCACGGCCGTGGCGTCGACCATGGCCGAGCAGTTGGCGCGGTTGGACCAGATGGCCGCAGGGGTGACCAGGGACAACGCCGGCGATCTGTGTCACGAGGTGGACGTGTTCCTCCGCTGCGCCGCGCCGGTGTTGATCGACCTGGCGGCGGCCGCGTTGCCGGACACGTCGATCCCGGCCCGCCCGGACGCCGTGACGATCACGCCCGCTCCCCTGCCCCGCCTCACCGGGGCCGGCGCCTGA
- a CDS encoding lysine N(6)-hydroxylase/L-ornithine N(5)-oxygenase family protein gives MTDQEVGLLAIGAGPANLALAVAIEESGSDALADETLLLDQSPDIKWQRDLLMPWARSQVSFLKDLVTLRNPRSKFSFLNFLHDSGRLDEFVNLGTFNPFRWEISDYLQWVARSLDRVRIRFNAKAQCIEPTRADDGSITGWKVTLHGGDTIRCRDLVVGGGRDRHIPGVFADLPADRVVHSAQYRTRIAELPPDAPLRAVVVGGAQSAAEMFMALHQNLPNSELTMVVRSIGLQNYQTSKFVNELFFPSFVDVFYDSPPEVRRQLLDEMHLTNYAGLAPPFLEQLYTMLYQQRGVGQERSRVRPLTEVVGARVEDDEVVLDLRDRTSGKVEPLRCDIVLLGTGYDQRMPAMVRDLADRVGLDEVSVSRCYRVDLGDSTWGAMYLQGVNEATHGIADSLISVLAHRSQDIVNDLLARRGELRSA, from the coding sequence GTGACTGACCAAGAGGTGGGCTTGCTTGCGATCGGGGCGGGGCCGGCGAACCTGGCGCTCGCGGTGGCCATCGAGGAGTCCGGTTCGGACGCACTGGCCGACGAGACGCTGCTGCTGGACCAGAGCCCGGACATCAAGTGGCAGCGCGACCTGCTGATGCCGTGGGCGCGCAGCCAGGTGTCCTTCCTCAAGGACCTGGTGACGCTGCGCAACCCGCGCAGCAAGTTCTCCTTCCTGAACTTCCTGCACGACTCCGGCCGGCTGGACGAGTTCGTGAACCTGGGCACCTTCAACCCGTTCCGCTGGGAGATCTCCGACTACCTGCAGTGGGTGGCCCGGTCGCTGGACCGAGTCAGAATCCGCTTCAACGCCAAGGCCCAGTGCATCGAGCCGACCCGCGCCGACGACGGCTCCATCACCGGCTGGAAGGTCACGCTGCACGGCGGCGACACCATCCGCTGCCGCGATCTCGTGGTCGGCGGCGGCCGGGACCGGCACATCCCGGGGGTGTTCGCCGACCTGCCGGCCGACCGGGTCGTCCACAGCGCTCAGTACCGGACCAGAATCGCTGAGTTACCACCGGACGCGCCGCTGCGGGCGGTGGTGGTCGGCGGCGCGCAGAGCGCGGCCGAGATGTTCATGGCGCTGCACCAGAACCTGCCCAACAGCGAGCTGACCATGGTGGTCCGCTCGATCGGCCTGCAGAACTACCAGACCAGCAAGTTCGTCAACGAGCTGTTCTTCCCGTCCTTTGTGGACGTCTTCTACGACAGCCCGCCGGAGGTGCGCCGGCAGCTGCTCGACGAGATGCACCTGACCAACTACGCCGGCCTGGCGCCGCCGTTCCTTGAGCAGCTGTACACGATGCTGTACCAGCAGCGGGGGGTCGGCCAGGAGCGGTCCCGGGTGCGCCCGCTGACCGAGGTGGTCGGCGCCCGCGTCGAGGACGACGAGGTGGTGCTGGACCTCCGGGACCGCACCAGCGGCAAGGTGGAGCCGCTGCGCTGCGACATCGTGCTGCTGGGCACCGGATACGACCAACGGATGCCGGCCATGGTCCGGGATCTCGCCGACCGGGTCGGGCTGGACGAGGTCTCCGTCAGCCGCTGCTACCGGGTCGACCTCGGCGACTCCACCTGGGGCGCGATGTACCTGCAGGGCGTCAACGAGGCCACGCACGGCATCGCCGACTCGCTGATCAGCGTGCTCGCCCACCGGTCCCAGGACATCGTCAACGACCTGCTGGCCCGGCGGGGCGAACTGAGGAGCGCCTGA
- a CDS encoding LuxR C-terminal-related transcriptional regulator, whose amino-acid sequence MTHPAQIEGLFAGRQSATIEAARGPRVTVLLADAHPVARRRVRSTLERAGGFVIVGEATTAAETFAETAWHRPDVLVVDPHEFGHLDVADMIGHVFRIAPGTRVLVVTSVDDDASVRSALHAGARGYLVAADADADQVLRGVQVVANGEVIVGRSVAGRLPALFGPLGGHVPYPFPQLTAREQQVLERIAAGKSNLAIARDLALAPKTISNRVSAVLGKLGVTDRAQAIVLARDAGLGRG is encoded by the coding sequence ATGACTCACCCAGCACAGATCGAGGGCTTGTTCGCCGGCAGACAGAGCGCGACCATCGAGGCCGCCCGCGGCCCCCGGGTGACGGTCCTGCTGGCCGATGCCCATCCCGTGGCCCGCCGCCGTGTCCGGTCCACGTTGGAGCGGGCCGGTGGCTTCGTTATCGTCGGCGAGGCCACCACCGCCGCCGAGACGTTCGCCGAGACGGCGTGGCACCGGCCGGACGTGCTGGTGGTGGACCCGCACGAGTTCGGCCATCTCGATGTGGCCGACATGATCGGTCACGTGTTCCGGATCGCCCCGGGCACAAGGGTTCTGGTGGTCACGTCGGTGGACGACGACGCGTCGGTGCGGTCGGCGTTGCACGCCGGCGCGCGGGGTTACCTGGTCGCCGCGGACGCCGATGCCGATCAGGTGCTGCGCGGTGTGCAGGTGGTGGCCAACGGCGAGGTGATCGTCGGGCGGTCCGTCGCGGGTCGGCTGCCGGCGCTGTTCGGCCCGCTGGGCGGGCACGTGCCGTATCCGTTCCCGCAGTTGACCGCGCGGGAACAGCAGGTGCTGGAACGGATCGCGGCCGGCAAGTCGAATCTGGCGATCGCGCGTGACCTCGCGCTGGCGCCGAAGACGATCAGCAACCGGGTGTCCGCGGTGCTGGGCAAGCTGGGCGTCACCGATCGCGCGCAGGCCATCGTGTTGGCCCGGGACGCGGGACTGGGACGCGGCTGA
- a CDS encoding cupin domain-containing protein → MTDQEPVAVDFRRLEHENLVRAYGLEMKLLYPWDGLTAPFEGAWCVLRPGDTSVTHAHHEHEIFIGMTGRAEVVTPDERYEFNAGDIAFLRPGIEHHLTNTSDGDFAYYAIWWDRAMSEGFVKQEEERAAAGGRQ, encoded by the coding sequence GTGACCGACCAAGAGCCCGTGGCCGTGGACTTCCGCCGACTGGAGCACGAGAACCTGGTCCGTGCCTATGGACTGGAGATGAAGCTGCTCTACCCGTGGGACGGCCTGACGGCCCCGTTCGAGGGCGCGTGGTGCGTGCTGCGGCCGGGCGACACGTCGGTGACGCACGCCCACCACGAGCACGAGATCTTCATCGGGATGACGGGCCGGGCCGAGGTGGTCACGCCCGACGAGCGCTACGAGTTCAACGCCGGGGACATCGCGTTCCTGCGGCCCGGCATCGAGCACCATCTGACCAACACCAGCGACGGGGACTTCGCCTACTACGCGATCTGGTGGGACCGGGCGATGTCCGAGGGGTTCGTCAAGCAGGAGGAGGAGCGGGCCGCCGCCGGTGGTCGACAGTGA
- a CDS encoding FAD-binding oxidoreductase: MKSPSEEDWRRLGRAVSGRVLRPGDVGFGPASTPFNRRFAGTVPAGVVSVADTVDVQRAVVWARELGVGVSVRGGGHSYAGYSVGSGLVIDMGGLSTVTANGSTGLVTAGGGASMANVYAAIEPCEMAFALGNGATVGIGGLTLGGGYGATSRVHGITADALVATTLVTADGEVLRCDADENADLFWACRGGGGGNFGVNVSFTFQAQAVADCATYVLLWRIEDAEKVFSVVQETVRSAPDAFAARVGVSTTGSDAIVSCIGQHLGSAAELREILDPVLSVAQPFRVAIDDRTYWQAKDDLLHETSAGAFAARTSVLNRPLPDEAISAMLAAVRRWPGSGNPDGGGAALFSWGGAVNRVPVAGTAFAHRDAMFLLSMDTSWAEDDSRAVVDANLGWLGELADTMAPYGSDRSYLNFTDPDLKSWRSAYYGVNYERLSEIKQRVDPDGFFAFAQGIGS; this comes from the coding sequence ATGAAGTCACCGTCCGAAGAGGACTGGCGACGCCTCGGCCGGGCGGTTTCCGGCCGGGTGCTGCGCCCCGGGGACGTCGGCTTCGGTCCGGCGAGCACGCCGTTCAACCGGCGGTTCGCCGGGACCGTGCCGGCCGGCGTGGTGTCCGTCGCCGACACCGTCGACGTGCAGCGGGCCGTTGTGTGGGCGCGGGAGCTGGGCGTCGGTGTTTCGGTGCGGGGCGGCGGGCACAGCTACGCCGGCTATTCGGTCGGCTCGGGGCTCGTGATCGACATGGGCGGGTTGAGCACCGTGACCGCCAACGGTTCCACCGGGTTGGTGACGGCTGGCGGCGGCGCGTCCATGGCCAACGTGTACGCCGCCATCGAACCGTGTGAGATGGCGTTCGCGCTCGGCAACGGGGCAACGGTCGGCATTGGTGGTCTCACGCTCGGGGGCGGTTACGGCGCCACCTCCCGCGTGCACGGCATCACCGCCGACGCGTTGGTGGCGACAACGCTCGTGACCGCCGACGGGGAGGTGCTTCGCTGTGACGCCGACGAGAACGCCGACCTGTTCTGGGCGTGTCGCGGCGGTGGCGGCGGCAACTTCGGCGTGAACGTGTCCTTCACGTTCCAGGCCCAGGCGGTCGCCGACTGCGCGACCTACGTGCTGCTGTGGCGCATCGAGGACGCGGAGAAGGTGTTCTCGGTCGTGCAGGAGACCGTGCGGTCCGCGCCGGACGCGTTCGCGGCCCGGGTCGGCGTCAGCACCACCGGCTCGGACGCCATCGTGTCGTGCATCGGCCAGCACCTCGGGTCGGCGGCGGAACTGCGGGAGATCCTCGACCCCGTGCTGTCGGTGGCGCAGCCGTTCCGGGTGGCCATCGACGACCGAACGTACTGGCAGGCCAAGGATGATCTGCTGCACGAGACCTCAGCCGGCGCGTTCGCGGCCCGGACGAGCGTGTTGAACCGGCCGCTGCCCGATGAGGCCATCAGCGCGATGTTGGCGGCGGTCCGTCGATGGCCCGGCAGTGGCAACCCGGATGGAGGCGGGGCTGCGCTGTTCTCCTGGGGTGGGGCGGTGAACCGGGTTCCGGTGGCCGGCACCGCCTTCGCCCACCGGGACGCGATGTTCCTGCTGTCCATGGACACTTCGTGGGCGGAGGACGACTCCCGTGCGGTCGTGGACGCGAATCTCGGCTGGCTGGGCGAGCTCGCCGACACCATGGCGCCGTACGGCAGCGACCGGTCGTACCTGAACTTCACCGACCCCGACCTGAAGTCATGGCGGAGCGCTTATTACGGCGTCAACTACGAGCGGCTGTCGGAGATCAAGCAGCGGGTCGACCCGGACGGCTTCTTCGCCTTCGCTCAGGGGATCGGGTCATGA
- a CDS encoding DUF6875 domain-containing protein, protein MTTPPQVDARVLFWSAAEVDAGDVPDEHRPYVQEILAWARRYLVSPHPELGRNGPVCPYTQPSLHKGLFHLAALSGDGDVNEAVESLRSWYERIGSTMSGSDRELLTVLLVLPHLDYTDASGLDELQRVAKDKFVEDGLMIGQFHPVCDAPGLWNPEFKALRAPVPLLAIRKLVVFDLPFLVEHRAHAESYIRRFAPEIPPRIRKQLAQRMTAR, encoded by the coding sequence ATGACGACGCCGCCGCAGGTCGACGCGCGGGTGCTGTTCTGGTCGGCGGCGGAGGTCGACGCCGGGGACGTGCCCGATGAGCATCGGCCGTACGTGCAGGAGATCCTGGCGTGGGCGCGGAGGTATCTCGTGTCCCCGCATCCGGAGCTCGGTCGCAACGGACCGGTGTGCCCGTACACGCAGCCGTCGCTCCACAAGGGACTGTTCCATCTGGCGGCGTTGTCGGGTGACGGGGACGTCAACGAGGCCGTGGAAAGCCTGCGTTCTTGGTACGAACGCATCGGCTCGACCATGTCCGGCTCCGACCGTGAGCTGCTGACCGTGCTGCTTGTGTTGCCGCACCTCGACTACACCGACGCCAGCGGGCTGGACGAACTGCAGCGCGTGGCCAAGGACAAGTTCGTCGAGGACGGGCTGATGATCGGCCAGTTCCACCCGGTGTGCGACGCGCCGGGACTGTGGAACCCCGAGTTCAAGGCGCTGCGGGCGCCGGTGCCGCTGCTGGCGATCCGCAAGCTGGTCGTGTTCGACCTGCCGTTCCTGGTGGAGCACCGGGCCCACGCCGAGAGCTACATCCGCCGCTTCGCCCCGGAGATCCCGCCCCGCATCCGCAAGCAGCTCGCTCAGCGCATGACCGCTCGCTGA
- a CDS encoding M20/M25/M40 family metallo-hydrolase has translation MDAIEEYVARHGDQHERELAAWVAAPSVSATGEGMAEAADHARDLLVRSGLAPRVVETGGWPLVVGHGTGPAGSPHVVIYGHYDVQPAGPLAEWDSPPFEAVIRDGRMYGRGTGDNKGQHLAQLLAIRALRDCEGGLPCSVTVILDGEEEIGSPHLASTLAGMRKELNADVALYSDGPVNDGYEPTVSLGVRGVVSFEIVVRGAGAVFHSGNWGNVAPNPAWELVWLLGTMRAPDGRVLVEGYDDGVVPLTEAELACLEALPVSADVGLDRFDLATGGVNERLAMPTFSINSLTCLDNDEHRTVIPAVAVARCDMRLACGQRTSTVVDAVQKHVARHLPHAEVRFKAMMEPSRTLPDAPFAKVVLDAVGAAAGRPALFEPAMGGSLPIAGITDGLGLPCYGIQLANVDERNHAPNENFELRRFHAGIVTAARVLQGIGRSE, from the coding sequence ATGGACGCTATCGAGGAGTACGTGGCGCGGCACGGCGACCAGCACGAGCGGGAGCTCGCCGCGTGGGTCGCCGCGCCGAGCGTCAGCGCCACCGGCGAGGGCATGGCCGAGGCCGCCGATCACGCCCGTGACCTGCTGGTTCGTAGCGGCTTGGCGCCCCGTGTCGTCGAGACCGGGGGATGGCCGCTGGTGGTCGGGCACGGGACGGGGCCGGCGGGGAGCCCGCACGTGGTGATCTACGGCCACTACGACGTGCAACCGGCCGGGCCGCTGGCGGAGTGGGACAGCCCGCCGTTCGAGGCGGTGATCCGGGACGGCCGGATGTACGGGCGCGGGACCGGCGACAACAAGGGGCAGCATCTGGCTCAGCTACTGGCGATCAGGGCGTTGCGGGACTGCGAGGGCGGATTGCCGTGCTCGGTGACGGTGATCCTCGACGGCGAGGAGGAGATCGGCAGCCCGCACCTGGCGTCGACACTCGCCGGGATGCGGAAGGAGCTGAACGCCGACGTCGCCCTGTACAGCGACGGCCCGGTCAACGACGGCTACGAGCCAACGGTGTCACTCGGCGTGCGCGGCGTCGTGAGCTTCGAGATTGTCGTGCGGGGCGCGGGGGCCGTCTTCCACTCCGGTAACTGGGGCAATGTGGCCCCGAATCCGGCCTGGGAACTGGTGTGGCTGCTGGGGACCATGCGCGCGCCGGACGGCCGGGTTCTCGTCGAGGGATACGACGACGGCGTTGTCCCGCTCACCGAGGCTGAACTTGCGTGTCTGGAAGCGCTGCCGGTCAGCGCGGATGTCGGCCTTGACCGTTTTGATCTGGCGACGGGTGGAGTGAACGAGCGGTTGGCGATGCCCACGTTCTCCATCAACTCGCTGACCTGCCTGGACAACGACGAGCATCGGACCGTCATCCCGGCTGTTGCCGTTGCCCGGTGTGACATGCGGCTGGCGTGTGGGCAGCGGACGTCCACGGTCGTCGACGCCGTCCAGAAGCATGTCGCGCGGCACCTGCCGCATGCGGAGGTCCGGTTCAAGGCGATGATGGAGCCGTCGCGCACCCTGCCCGACGCGCCGTTCGCGAAGGTCGTGCTCGACGCCGTCGGAGCGGCCGCTGGCCGGCCCGCGTTGTTCGAGCCGGCCATGGGCGGCAGCCTCCCCATCGCCGGCATCACCGACGGCCTCGGGCTGCCGTGCTACGGCATCCAGCTCGCCAATGTGGATGAGCGCAACCATGCGCCGAACGAGAACTTCGAGCTCCGGCGGTTCCACGCCGGGATCGTGACCGCGGCGAGGGTGCTGCAGGGGATAGGCCGCAGTGAGTGA